In the Anoplopoma fimbria isolate UVic2021 breed Golden Eagle Sablefish chromosome 7, Afim_UVic_2022, whole genome shotgun sequence genome, one interval contains:
- the afap1 gene encoding actin filament-associated protein 1, translated as MRSDPLLFTSNRVMEELVCELRLFLDLLDREYLSAGVREKKMHLSNILHRVLSDKEPSYKSEIQSGLLAPPQMPLPEIPQPWLPQNNGPPPLPSSSLPEGYYEEAVPLSPGKAPEYITANYDSDAMSSSYESYDEEEEDGKGQKMHHQWPSAEASMDLVKDARICAFLLRKKRFGQWTKLLCVIKDNKLLCYKSSKDHTPQMELTLTGCSITHIPKDGKKKKHELKIVHQGADALVLAVHSKEQAEEWLKVMREVCVNGGVDLDRAGSGSPVHKPELEKKASCDRPSSDGEVTHENGQSDCKDQAKGKKNSKSEQKTGTVGKGAGKKITKIIGLGKKKPSTDEQTSSAEEEVPSCGYLNVLSNNRWRERWCRLKDNQLLLHKDRDDLKSHIASLPLRGCEVSPGLDHKHPFAFRLLRNGQEVAVLEASSSEEMGRWLGILLAETGSTTDPATLHYDYIDVETTANVIQLAKQSFCFTSKRAVSPNPYLDNPVNGYACPTGMALHYDDVPINGTLKGKKGTGPNGTSSKQKTDLKNQTKKNGVNGTIGTASLKRNGSDAEQCKYGKNRVEADAKRLQAKEEELMKKKQEIRSHLTLLKKERRDLRTAVEAAAGKRSHASLSERLKKVEEDCRQREEERVNLELELTEVKESLKKALSGGVTLGLTIEPKAGSSGIQSPATLRRAQESSPFSSCDTSDTESCSLPVNSASLLRRQQGGQKASPVRGHVLRKAKEWEQKTGT; from the exons tgatgGAGGAGCTGGTGTGCGAGCTTCGTCTGTTCCTGGACCTGTTGGACAGGGAGTATCTGAGCGCTGGCGTTCGAGAGAAGAAGATGCACCTCTCCAACATCCTCCACAGAGTCCTGTCGGATAAAG AGCCTTCATACAAGTCAGAGATCCAAAGTGGTCTGCTGGCCCCGCCTCAGATGCCGCTCCCTGAGATCCCTCAACCCTGGCTG cctcaaAACAATggccctcctcctctgcccaGCTCCTCTCTACCAGAAGGCTACTATGAGGAAGCAGTTCCTTTAAGTCCTGGAAAGGCTCCTGAATACATCACTGCCA ACTATGACTCAGACGCCATGAGCAGCTCCTATGAGTCGTacgacgaggaagaggaggatgggaaGGGCCAGAAGATGCATCACCAGTGGCCATCTGCAGAGGCATCCATGGACCTGGTGAAGGACGCTCGTATCTGTGCATTCCTGCTGCGCAAGAAGCGCTTCGGCCAGTGGACCAAACTCCTCTGTGTCATCAAAGATAACAAACTGCTG tGTTACAAGTCCTCCAAAGACCACACCCCCCAGATGGAGCTGACCCTAACAGGGTGCAGCATCACTCACATCCCCAAAGAtggcaagaagaagaagcacgAACTGAAGattgtccaccagggggcggacGCCCTGGTGCTGGCTGTGCATAGCAAAGAACAGGCCGAGGAGTGGCTCAAG GTGATGAGAGAGGTGTGTGTTAATGGGGGTGTAGACTTGGATAGAGCTGGATCTGGATCACCAGTTCACAAACCCGAACTGGAAAAG AAGGCCTCGTGTGACAGACCGAGCTCCGATGGTGAAGTGACTCATGAGAACGGACAAAGCGACTGCAAGGACCAAG caaaAGGAAAGAAGAACTCAAAGTCTGAACAAAAGACTGGGACCGTGGGGAAGGGAGCGGGGAAGAAGATCACTAAAATCATCGGCCTGGGTAAGAAGAAGCCCTCCACAGATGAGCAGACCTCGTCAGCAGAGGAAGAAGTCCCCTCATGTG GCTACCTGAACGTGTTGTCCAATAACCGTTGGAGGGAGCGCTGGTGTCGCCTAAAAGACAACCAGCTGCTACTCCATAAGGACCGCGACGACCTGAAGAGCCACATTGCCTCACTGCCCCTTCGAGGCTGCGAGGTCAGCCCCGGCCTTGACCACAAACACCCCTTTGCCTTCCGCCTGCTCCGTAACGGCCAGGAGGTCGCTGTGCTGGAG GCCTCCTCCTCTGAGGAGATGGGTCGCTGGTTGGGGATTCTATTGGCTGAGACTGGCTCCACCACCGACCCTGCCACTCTGCACTATGACTACATCGACGTGGAGACCACCGCCAATGTCATCCAGCTGGCCAAGCAGTCCTTTTG TTTCACCAGTAAGCGTGCTGTCTCTCCTAACCCGTACCTGGACAACCCTGTCAATGGTTACGCCTGCCCCACTGGAATGGCTCTGCACTATGACGACGTGCCCATTAACGGAACG CTGAAGGGAAAGAAGGGCACAGGGCCCAATGGGACATCATCCAAACAGAAGACAGACCTAAAGAACCAGACCAAGAAGAATGGAGTCAATGGGACGATCGGGACAGCCTCTCTGAAACGCAACGGCTCTG ATGCAGAGCAGTGCAAGTACGGTAAGAACCGCGTGGAGGCAGACGCAAAGCGGCTGCAAGCcaaagaggaggagctgatgaagaagaagcaggagatCAGGAGCCATCTGACCCTGttgaagaaggagaggagagacctGCGCACTGcagtggaagctgctgctg GCAAACGCTCACACGCCTCGCTGTCGGAGCGACtgaagaaggtggaggaggactgcaggcagagggaggaggagcgggTCAACCTGGAACTGGAGCTGACTGAGGTGAAGGAGAGCCTGAAGAAAGCCCTGAGCGGAGGGGTCACCCTGGGCCTCACCATCGAACCAAAAGCTGGCTCCTCTGGAATCCAG tcccCTGCAACACTGCGACGAGCCCAGGAGTCTTCTCCCTTCTCCAGCTGCGACACCAGTGACACGGAGTCCTGCTCCCTGCCGGTCAACAGCGCATCACTGCTCCGCCGGCAGCAGGGGGGTCAGAAGGCCTCGCCAGTCCGGGGACACGTCCTCAGGAAGGCCAAG gaaTGGGAGCAGAAGACTGGCACATAA